Below is a window of 'Nostoc azollae' 0708 DNA.
AGGAGGTATTTCATTTTGGGGTTGTTAATCAAATTAAACTCAAGATTAAAGATAAAATTTCTCTGGCGCTGCGTCCAGGACAATCTCAACAGGGACAAGTTGGGATTGCTAGTAACGCTGGTAGACAGCTGGATGAAATTTTTGATGTTGAGTATGAAACTGGTGTTTCACCCAATATTGTTAAGCGAGTACTGTTTCGGGTTCAAATTCGCTTGATGAAATTACCTACCCAAGCTACTTCTGCTACTATTAGTCAAATCATAGACTGTATAGAAACTTACCTTAGTCCTAGAGAAGATGACGATTCATGGCAGCCGACAATTCAAGGTCGGATTGTTTATATGCACTGGGATCAAAAGGCTAAACCGACTCCTCTGTTAGTGCTGGAACAATCCAATGAAGGTGTAAATGTAACCTTCCGTACTACTCGCCAACCGAATGCTACTATACCCCCGAATCCACCAATTCAAAAAAACAAGGCACAAGGCTCTTAAACTCCTTCTGCTACCTTGGGACTACTAACTACATTTTGGGCATCACGAGTTAATAAACCGTCTTCCATCTCGACGATGCGATCGGCTATATCTAAGATGCGGTTATCATGGGTGACTAATAAAATAGCAGTTCCTTGTTCTTTGGCCAGACGCTGCATGATTTCTACCACATCACGTCCTGATTGTTTATCTAATGCGGCGGTGGGTTCATCTGCTAGGACTAATGGAGGATGATTGACTAGGGCGCGGGCGATGGCTATTCTTTGTTTTTGCCCACCAGATAGATTGTCTGGATAGTAGTTTATTCGTTCTGCCAAGCCAACTGATCCCAACATTGCTTCTGACTTCTTAATAGCTTCTGATTGAGAAATAGTATTATTTAATTCGACTGCCATTTGCACATTTTGCCTAGCAGTTAAGAATCCTAGTAAATTGTGAGCTTGAAAAATATAACCTATATTACGTCTGCTTTGCACTAGTTTACTTTGACTGGAGCCTGAAAGTTCTGTACCTAAAAATTTTAAACTTCCTTCCTGTACAGACCGCAACCCACCTATTAAGCTCAGTAATGTAGTTTTACCTGAACCAGATGGACCAGTCATAATCACAATTTCTCCGGCATATATTTCTAGATTAATATCAAATAGAATTTGTTTTCTAAGCGCACCTCTGCCGTAGTAATGGTTAATATTTTGAATGGCGATTACAGGTTGTGTGTTGATCATAAGGGTGTATGGGTGTAAAGGTGTAGGGAGATGGGGTAGATAGATGGGGGTGATGGGGGTGATGGGGCAATATTTTCTTCTCCTGAACTCCTGACTTCTGACTCCTGACTCCTGACTCCTGAATTCTTACCTTTAAAAAATATCTGCTGGATCGGCGGAACGTAATTTTCTCATAGCGATTATTCCAGATATAAAACACATAAAAATTGTTAATATTAGCACCATGATGGCGCGTTCATGACTCATAAAAACTGGTAGAAGTGTAGCATCTCTAGCCACATGGTACATAAACAAAGCGCAAGCAAATCCAGGTAGATATCCTAAAACTGCTAACATGAATGCTTCTTGAAGAATGACAGTTAATAAATAGTTTTGTGTATAACCTATGGCTTTGAGGGTAGCATATTCAGACAAATGCTCTGTTACTTCTGTATACAAAATCTGATAAACAATTACAGTTCCGACAATAAAACCCATAATTGTTCCTAATGTGAAAATAAAGCCAATAGCGGTACTACTTGCCCAGTAATTTCTTTCATAGTCAATAAATTCTCGTTTGGTTAAAATATTGACATCTGTAGGTAAATAAGTTCGCAAATAGGCGGCGACTTGGTTGGGATCTGCTCCTGGTTTTAATTTAATTAAGCCAATATCAATTAATCCTCTTTGTCGGGTAGTAAATAACCGCAAAAAGTTGACATCGCTGGTAATTAGGTTTCCATCTGCACCAAAGGATGCACCTAAAGTAAATAATCCTGTGACTTTTATTTTTCGTCGTCTAACTTCTGCTGTTACATTTTTTCCTTGATCAAAATCAGCGGCGATTGGACCATATTCAAGTCTGGAAGAACGGTCAAATAATACTACATCAGGTAGTTTAAGTTTATCTAAATTTTCCTCAACACCAGGTAAATCAAAGACATTAAGTTCAGGATTGATACCAAAAGTGAGGATGCTGCGGGGGCGACCTGTTATGGGATTTTTCCAGCTTGTGTAGTCCAAATATATGGGATATACTGACTCTACTGCTGGTAAATCTAAGGCTTTATATAATCGCCGTTGGGAAAAAGGTTTCATTGCTAACACGGCATTAGATTGAGTGTTAATTAGAACAATGTCACCCTTTAAACTGCCGTGCATTCTGACGTTGCTGTAATATAGTG
It encodes the following:
- a CDS encoding DevA family ABC transporter ATP-binding protein; this encodes MINTQPVIAIQNINHYYGRGALRKQILFDINLEIYAGEIVIMTGPSGSGKTTLLSLIGGLRSVQEGSLKFLGTELSGSSQSKLVQSRRNIGYIFQAHNLLGFLTARQNVQMAVELNNTISQSEAIKKSEAMLGSVGLAERINYYPDNLSGGQKQRIAIARALVNHPPLVLADEPTAALDKQSGRDVVEIMQRLAKEQGTAILLVTHDNRILDIADRIVEMEDGLLTRDAQNVVSSPKVAEGV
- the devC gene encoding ABC transporter permease DevC, with amino-acid sequence MTQKIPLSWLQLTREKTRLAVALSGIAFADILMFMQLGFRDALYYSNVRMHGSLKGDIVLINTQSNAVLAMKPFSQRRLYKALDLPAVESVYPIYLDYTSWKNPITGRPRSILTFGINPELNVFDLPGVEENLDKLKLPDVVLFDRSSRLEYGPIAADFDQGKNVTAEVRRRKIKVTGLFTLGASFGADGNLITSDVNFLRLFTTRQRGLIDIGLIKLKPGADPNQVAAYLRTYLPTDVNILTKREFIDYERNYWASSTAIGFIFTLGTIMGFIVGTVIVYQILYTEVTEHLSEYATLKAIGYTQNYLLTVILQEAFMLAVLGYLPGFACALFMYHVARDATLLPVFMSHERAIMVLILTIFMCFISGIIAMRKLRSADPADIF